From Callithrix jacchus isolate 240 chromosome 3, calJac240_pri, whole genome shotgun sequence, a single genomic window includes:
- the LOC118152384 gene encoding LOW QUALITY PROTEIN: uncharacterized protein LOC118152384 (The sequence of the model RefSeq protein was modified relative to this genomic sequence to represent the inferred CDS: inserted 7 bases in 4 codons; deleted 3 bases in 2 codons; substituted 1 base at 1 genomic stop codon), which translates to MLAALPAAVPILTAVACPSPTCFFLTLFPVSTHLQAKPPHRQLLSQYLRLSWGCSHLKLCPAISSREVLRGSTHGSQAAAGDXREHWASTTRHPXTRTLGSRAQPDSHGNTIQNAPHLPTLLRPSRTLIQDKSPWGQXVTEFIKHIRYHRHQSHRSCSSVVLPSAAAFPEQPPQRPGTVSGEKTXRTWPAPPATXCLLCLSAFRPGRWRWLANLGGRLPHDLTAPLFVSHTAKLGATSTRQNFPAAT; encoded by the exons ATGCTGGCAGCATTGCCAGCTGCTGTGCCGATCCTCACGGCTGTGGCTTGTCCGTCCCCTACCTGTTTCTTCCTGACCCTCTTCCCAGTCAGCACGCACCTGCAGGCCAAGCCTCCCCACCGCCAGCTACTGTCGCAG TATCTCAGACTGTCCTGGGGCTGTTCCCATCTCAAGTTATGCCCAGCCATATCCTCCAGGGAGGTTCTCAGAGGCTCAACACATGGAAGCCAAGCAGCAGCTGGAGA CAGAGAACACTGGGCCAGCACAACAAGGCACCC GACTAGGACGCTGGGATCCAGAGCCCAGCCAGATTCCCACGGAAACACCATCCAGAACGCACCTCACCTGCCCACCTTGCTCCGTCCCAGCAGGACCCTCATTCAAGACAAGTCACCTTGGGGCC GAGTCACTGAGTTCATAAAACACATACGTTATCACAGACATCAGAGCCACAGG TCATGCTCCAGTGTAGTTTTGCCAAGTGCAGCGGCCTTCCCGGAGCAGCCTCCGCAGAGGCCAGGTACTGTCTCAGGAGAGAAGACCTAGCGGACATGGCCAGCCCCTCCAGCCAC ATGTCTGCTCTGCCTCTCAGCCTTTAGGCCTGGACGGTGGAGATGGCTAGCT AACCTGGGCGGCCGTCTGCCCCACGACCTCACAGCCCCACTGTTTGTCAGTCACACTGCAAAGCTGGGCGCCACAAGCACAAGGCAGAATTTTCCAGCAGCTACGTGA